The Bubalus bubalis isolate 160015118507 breed Murrah chromosome 21, NDDB_SH_1, whole genome shotgun sequence genome segment AAGGAAAATAATTCAGGATTCCTGAAAAAATATGTGCTGACCCTTCATGAGAGGCAGACCATCAGACTCCCCAGGCTTTGAATGAAGAATTCTTATTTCTTACCGGGGCACATTCCACGGAGGCAGGAGAGGAGCGATGTTGTCTTCTCAGTTGGCCTGCAGATAACTTCCTCCAGCTATGAGGAATGCTGGAGTGTAGCAGGAAGGAGCGGGCTCTGACAGTGCAGCCTGGCGTGGAGGCAGACCAAGGCTCTGGGCTGTTAGCAGACCACTGCCCAACGAGTGTGTGGGTGCTTGATGTCAACGTGTGAAAAAGTCTTTCTACAGAATCAACCAGAGGAGCCAAACATTACTAATCACGTTTCTCATGTTTAGCAATTAAATTACAAACATTTTCAGAACAGTGAGAAACTAGGAGGGGGCGGAAATCAGTGTAGGAGAGAGGGAACCCTTTATCCCCGGCCAGAAAACACAAGGGTTTTGAAGCTTGGTGTTGTCCCGGTGGCATTTTCCATGAGGAGAGCGTGAGAGCTGGACTGCAGTGCAGCAGGGAGAGTTAATTCCTTTCTAATCATTAAATGGAAGGAAAGTACACATGTCCGACCTGCCGAACATGCACACTTTCCCACACCCTACCCTTGAGAGTTTCAGGTTGAAAGACTTTGTTTGCAGTCCTTCATTGCTCAGAGTCTTGAGTGGAGGAGCCAGAAACACACCTCTTTACTCCTTCCCATTTCAGCTGACTCACCTGTGGCTTTTATGGAGGCGATCGTGAGAGGCAAAGGTAGGGCAGCGGAGGTCAAGGTGGTGCCAGCAAAAAGTCTGGACTTTAGTGAATCAACATACTTTGTGATTGAAAAGATAGAGTGAAGGGAGGACTTCTTATACTGCATGCATTCGGCGCTTTTACTGGAACCCAAGTTATGCAGGGAACACCTAGGCAGAAGGAGGGCAACAGAGCTTTTTCCAATTATGAGTGACAAAACGAGCCAACATACGCTCAGTAAGaaaggggctcttccccaccatCTCCTCTCTCGACCAGTCCAAAGCTCAGCTTCTTTAAAATGATATATGTGCTTTTCTGTCTTGTTCTAAAAGGAAGCACTGATGCTattttttttgggtgggggtCTCCAGATGAGAttgttgtatggcatcaccgactcaatggacatgggtttgggtggactccgggagttggggatggacagggaggcgtggcgtgctgcggttcatggggtcgcaaagagtcagacacgactgagcgactgaactgaactgaactgaactatttctgGTATTTCCAAACAGGCCCCAGTCCCAGAATTTCCACTACGGAGACATCCTGAGCGAGCTTGTTGGCAAGTCTCTCCTGATGGTCTGGGAGCCAGGTCCGCCCCAGGTGTTCTACTGTTGATGTGCGCTGCGGGGAGCCGGCTTAGAACACCTgagaacaaaaggagaaaaacattatGAAATGTGATTGCTACCTGGGCTATGTCAGATAGGAAGGAAACAAGTCTTTTGTAAGGAAGCAGGTCTCAGCCTGAATCTCAGGGCCTCAGTAAAGAACGCCAGGAGATTGGTGGTTTgatggggatggtggtggtgatggcggtgGTGGTCGTGGTGATGGTGCAGGAGAGTCAAGGATTTCTAAACGAGAACACCTCATGGACGCGCTGCCCTTAAGGGATCAGCACCCACCACACCTGGGGTAGGGACGTGGTTCATTCTGGCGTGGTCCATTCATTTTGGGCAAATATAAGAAGCAAGATCAGATCTGCCCACATCAGGCTTGTGAGAAAACTCCATGAGAGGGCCAGGGAACTGGGAGATGTTCTGTAACTGAAACCTTTGTAGTTCTCTCATATCTTTAGAGATACTGCTAGAGGACAAAATTATAGATAAGGTCAAGACCGGGTTCGGCTTCTTTACTGGATAGTTTAACTCAAATTGAAGGCTTTGGAGAGTTCTAATTCTTCATGTCATGctgaaggccaaaaaaaaaaaaaaaaaaaaaagttgcaagcCACCTCCCACCCAAAACTGAAGTTCTTTATCACTCTTTTAAAGAGACACCATGACAACAACACAGCAGGTAGTTTTAATGCTCCTTCAGGTCCTTCTAACTTGAATAACAACATTGCTAGTTTATCATTCTCAGCTAAGTCAGGCAATACCTGCTATGCAGGATTTCTCAGCAAAATGATTTACTGCAAGAAACTATCAATTGCCTGTCTCCCTTGGTGACTCTAGAGAGACTGACAAAGACCAGAGATATGGaaggaaaatatttgtgaaataaaattcgACTCCTTGCTCCTTCCACTTGGCACCACTCTTATCTCTCTAGAGTAATTCTAAGACTCTTATTCAAGTTGAAAGCTCACCCTGCCTTTCCATGATGAATATTTGTATCattgaaaaatttatttgttaCTCGTTTAGCTAACCAATTTATTTCAGGGGCAGACTAAGTATACAGGGTGTGAACTAATTTGCACGTACTTTTTGATCAGAATAATAGTTTCATTCTGCCACAAGTGA includes the following:
- the LOC112581204 gene encoding uncharacterized protein LOC112581204 isoform X1, producing the protein MQYKKSSLHSIFSITKYVDSLKSRLFAGTTLTSAALPLPLTIASIKATERLFHTLTSSTHTLVGQWSANSPEPWSASTPGCTVRARSFLLHSSIPHSWRKLSAGQLRRQHRSSPASVECAPVRRDAVIKYGHNLKCCGLELQQMNWGMTPKSACSNSSFNGGASTPEAALGVEAATCNSSCQITWKGGSFICMFSFKPVVFINQTLIQHYA
- the LOC112581204 gene encoding uncharacterized protein LOC112581204 isoform X2 → MQYKKSSLHSIFSITKYVDSLKSRLFAGTTLTSAALPLPLTIASIKATERLFHTLTSSTHTLVGQWSANSPEPWSASTPGCTVRARSFLLHSSIPHSWRKLSAGQLRRQHRSSPASVECAPLHSPRLHRRKASNKYQPRDLLQNTQSALLETVEVTANKESVRHCDSQAKAKEA